The Salvia miltiorrhiza cultivar Shanhuang (shh) chromosome 2, IMPLAD_Smil_shh, whole genome shotgun sequence DNA window AGGAGGAGAAGTCACCGGAAACAGAATTGGGAACATATGTGCGAGCATCCGAAGGTGGGCTTTGGATGCAGTGGGCCACCACTCGTTTGGTTCCTCCAATTTCGCCTCCAATTCCTCTGAGTTCGCCAGCCATCTAGGGTTTTCCTCGCTCAGAAAGTCAGATCCCCAAGTTTCATGACAAAGAAGGTCGAAATCTCTCTTGATTTCAGAGGATTTAGGGAACCTCTCtctcgttttcatccttgcggGGCGTCGGATGATCGGAGGTTGAAATGGAGGAGAAGGACTTTCCTCTACCTCATACTCTCGGACGCCCTCGCTCTCTGAAACGCCACCACCACACTTCTCAGGCGACGCCGGCAACGTCTCCGACAGGGAGAAAGGGAAAATCACGGGCGGTGGATCACCCCACAACGACAGAGAATCTTCGGTGTCGGGAATCACTTCATCGCTCAGATATTCCTTCCAACCATACGAAGGGTTCATCACGGCGGAGGAGAAGAACGGAGAAATGCGGCGGACTGAAAGAATGGAGGAAGACGGCGAGCTTTAGGGTTTTCACCTGAAGCGGGCGGCGCTTGATTTTAGAGAGAAAGGGCGAAGAGAAAGAGTGAGAGATTCGAGATAGGCTAGGGTTAGCAATAgatatggagagagagagagaattgttataattagtggagagagagatagtgaattgttaattaattgaactaattCAATCTTAATTTATGCTAAAAAATGaaaggagacttgaatattgggatggctcaaaaaggaataggagacttgaatattgggacggatggagtaatatttacGTGTACAAAATGGCTCAAGCTCAACTATAATTACAGTGAAACTTAACTTAATCCAACTAATAACTAACTGCTCTCGTATCAATTCAATTCCGAATAACTCAGGACAATTAATGTCGAGCAATCAAACGCCCACTAACAATACTCCATCCACGAAATGTTGTCATAATTTGCTATTTTGAtccgttcacaaaaaaaaatattttaatctatttttagtaataatttgtgggtccctttcttcACTCACTAACGTGTGGCCCCATTCTCCACTCATTAACTTAATTaacatttttcaattttcttcatttgtgtggccctttcttcactcaataaataaacaacatatatatatttttttaatttatgccTTCCTCCTTTAGGATAACATTTCATGGACGacgggagtattatttttcttcggttaagtaaaataaatactactccttccatcccaaatgaaatgtcttatttctttttggcacggagattaagaaatgtgtataaagtagataaagtgggttggtagaaattatttaaatattaagtatagagagagagtgtattgccaaaaaaggaaacatgacatttcgtttgggacagcccaaaaatgAAAACAGGACGTTTCgtttggaacggagggagtactatttctCATTTCCATCCACAAATTACTCCCAaggcaaaaaataaaaactaaactaaacaAAAAGCAAAAAGTAAAAAAGAGAGTAAATTTATAGCCCTAGTTCAGTTCCCCCTGCCCTTACTTCCCTCGCCGCCTTCCCCCTTTCTATTCCAATCTGCTCCCACCacctttttccttttgtttttttaGCTCAAATAATTATCCGATTGTTCTTATCTCTGTCTCTACACAAGTAAATTTGTTGAAATCTTACTCTACGAGTATCAGATTTGATTTTGTGGAGTATTAAATACTCCTAGTCCATCCAAAAATGAAGTCAGATCTCTTCGAACTACCGTCAGAAATAATCAACAATATCCTTTTAAGACTCTCTGTTCGAAGCATTGCAGTAAGCAAGTGCGTTTGCAAACCATTGCTCCATTTGCTCGGCACCCACGATTTCGCCAAGTCGCATTTTTCCAAATCCGCCCCCGCCCTAGCTTTCACGATGCGAACCAACGATTCATATCGCCTCAAAATTTCCGAACTGGAAGAAGACGAAATCGATCCCGAGAGCCACGATCTACTCACCAACATTAATTTCTTTCCCGAAGCAATGGTTAATTTCACTGCCGAAGCAAGTTTAGGAGGTTCTGTTAATGGCTTGCTTTTCCTATTCGATTACCGTAATAGTTGTCATTATGTATCCAATCCGATCACTCGCGAGTTTTTCTTTATCCGCTGTCCACGAGTAATGGTGGTGAGTCATGGATTTGGGGTGAGCAGAATAACTGGGCAACATAAGTTAGTATGTATTGATCCTTTCGGTGATGGTCGATTCAATTGTTATGTATACACCCTTGGAACAGGATCGTGGAGACGCGTTGAAGCTAACGACTCGTTTGGTTGGACTCCTAAAATCGTTGCTACATTTCTTAACGGAAATCTGCATTGGATGGTATGGTCAGATCCATACCCCATGGAGCagattttttgttttgatttggaAACAGAGTGTTTTAGCAGATTTAACGTTCCTCCTCTTCGAAGAAGCATAATGAGCAGGCTCTTGTTTACTTTGAGGGATTGCCTATGTTTTTGCGATGACGATGAGGGTGATGGCACTGGCAGGGTTGTTATATGGATGATGAAGGAATATGGGGTCGAGAAATCTTGGACAAAAGAATACGTGGTCACCCCAAATCTTGCTTTTCTTGGTCACGGTTTAGATAAGTTCCCATTCCAACTGCTTCAACCTATCAAAGTTTTTAAAAATGGTGATGTATTGATGCTTTGTGGTCGCAAGATGTTCATGTACCACTCCAAGCACACCAAAACTACTCGAGAAATTGATGGTTTCTTTGGCCAAGGGGAGGGATTTTACTATCTAAACTCGCTGCTTCTCACCCCAAGCTTGCTTCCACTCAAGAGTTTTGCTGGTATGGAGAATGAGAATGTTATCTCATTTTGATTGTTTGTGTTTTATCAAAACTAAAAACTACTCTCACTATGTCGAGTTAGTGCCTTCTTTCACTCAAGAAGGAGGTTTGGGTATGGAGAATGTAATCTCCCATTTTGATTACTTGTGTTTCTAAATGCTAATTGCCAATCTATGTAGTATTATGTTTtctttaagtttatttttccATGCACATTTCTTATTTGCATCTACATATTATTTCCATGAGTCGTCAAAGGGAA harbors:
- the LOC131013502 gene encoding F-box/kelch-repeat protein At3g06240-like, encoding MKSDLFELPSEIINNILLRLSVRSIAVSKCVCKPLLHLLGTHDFAKSHFSKSAPALAFTMRTNDSYRLKISELEEDEIDPESHDLLTNINFFPEAMVNFTAEASLGGSVNGLLFLFDYRNSCHYVSNPITREFFFIRCPRVMVVSHGFGVSRITGQHKLVCIDPFGDGRFNCYVYTLGTGSWRRVEANDSFGWTPKIVATFLNGNLHWMVWSDPYPMEQIFCFDLETECFSRFNVPPLRRSIMSRLLFTLRDCLCFCDDDEGDGTGRVVIWMMKEYGVEKSWTKEYVVTPNLAFLGHGLDKFPFQLLQPIKVFKNGDVLMLCGRKMFMYHSKHTKTTREIDGFFGQGEGFYYLNSLLLTPSLLPLKSFAGMENENVISF